One Paraburkholderia phytofirmans OLGA172 genomic window carries:
- a CDS encoding sensor histidine kinase, with the protein MRLTTKGLLLIAIPALFELALLSGLVKAQSDAAQAERWAIHSEDVLRETTAILDPVLGESVALRGAVLANDTRFTTPVTLWMDVDRRIDQLAELVADNPAQVERVAQVREAVQGYRQWSDRVQDMLHSGRRRDLLDRFRELAQADVLDRFRQQVTAFQTEERRLDTLRSNAADAAREQQQTLVVAAVFGSLLFVALAVWLYTRGVRGRLALLSDNAGRLAGNEPLAPIGPGGDEIARLDLTLHETSRRLLEAERIQARFQSDLARRTGELARINETLRQQTQENEMFIYSVSHDLRAPLVNLQGFSKELTRACDELRAVLRQSSLAAEPRQRIERVVDEDIGEALHFLQTAVLRASHIIDALLRLSRVGRVEYRRQKVEVRDIVPRVVDAMQGSIRARRAHVIVDELPAVWGDPTALEQVFANLIGNAVNYLDPAREGQIEIGTTPAPPGVHSLRIFYVRDNGLGIPAVALPRLFNAFQRLHGNVVAGEGIGLALVRRVVERHGGRVWAESKEGLGTTFYLSLPEAEARTAQRAVETHVMPADGVPAVRGAREVRAAPGDRDGPDLNGGAAAHAANAADAADAAPGINTR; encoded by the coding sequence ATGAGACTGACCACCAAAGGCCTGTTGCTGATCGCAATTCCGGCCCTCTTCGAACTGGCGCTGCTGTCCGGCCTGGTCAAAGCGCAGTCCGACGCGGCGCAAGCCGAGCGGTGGGCCATCCATAGCGAAGACGTGCTGCGCGAGACCACCGCGATTCTCGATCCGGTGCTGGGTGAGTCCGTGGCGCTGCGTGGCGCGGTGCTCGCCAACGATACCCGCTTTACGACGCCGGTCACATTGTGGATGGACGTCGACCGTCGCATCGATCAACTGGCCGAGCTGGTTGCCGACAACCCGGCGCAAGTCGAGCGCGTGGCGCAGGTGCGCGAGGCGGTGCAGGGGTATCGCCAATGGTCGGACCGCGTTCAGGACATGCTGCATTCGGGGCGGCGGCGCGATCTGCTCGATCGCTTCCGCGAACTGGCCCAGGCCGACGTGCTCGATCGCTTCCGTCAGCAGGTGACGGCGTTTCAGACCGAAGAGCGGCGCCTCGACACGTTGCGCTCGAATGCTGCCGACGCCGCGCGTGAACAGCAACAGACGCTGGTCGTCGCGGCGGTGTTCGGCTCCCTGCTGTTCGTTGCGCTGGCCGTCTGGTTGTACACGCGCGGCGTGCGCGGCCGGCTCGCGCTGCTGTCCGATAACGCCGGGCGCCTCGCGGGCAACGAGCCGCTGGCGCCGATCGGCCCGGGCGGCGACGAAATCGCCCGGCTCGATCTGACCTTGCATGAAACGAGCCGGCGCCTGCTCGAAGCTGAGCGCATCCAGGCGCGCTTCCAGTCCGATCTCGCGCGTCGCACCGGTGAGCTGGCGCGCATCAACGAGACCTTGCGGCAACAGACCCAGGAAAACGAAATGTTTATCTACAGCGTGTCGCACGACCTGCGTGCGCCGTTGGTGAATCTGCAAGGCTTCTCGAAAGAACTGACCCGCGCCTGCGACGAATTGCGCGCAGTGCTGCGCCAGTCTTCGCTCGCGGCGGAACCGCGGCAACGCATCGAACGGGTGGTGGACGAGGATATCGGCGAGGCGCTGCACTTCCTGCAGACGGCCGTGCTGCGGGCGTCTCATATCATCGACGCGTTATTGCGGCTGTCGCGCGTCGGCCGTGTCGAGTACCGGCGGCAAAAGGTCGAGGTGCGCGATATCGTGCCGCGCGTGGTCGATGCCATGCAAGGGTCGATCCGGGCGCGCCGGGCACATGTGATCGTCGACGAATTGCCGGCGGTGTGGGGCGACCCGACCGCGCTTGAGCAGGTGTTCGCGAACCTGATCGGCAATGCCGTCAATTATCTGGACCCGGCGCGCGAAGGCCAGATCGAAATTGGGACGACACCGGCGCCGCCGGGCGTGCATTCGCTACGGATTTTCTACGTGCGGGACAATGGCCTGGGCATTCCGGCGGTCGCGCTGCCGCGGCTTTTCAACGCGTTCCAGCGGCTGCATGGCAATGTGGTGGCGGGGGAGGGTATCGGCCTTGCGCTTGTGCGGCGCGTGGTGGAGCGGCACGGCGGGCGCGTGTGGGCAGAGTCGAAAGAGGGTTTGGGCACGACGTTTTATCTGTCACTGCCCGAAGCGGAGGCGCGGACGGCGCAACGGGCTGTCGAAACGCATGTCATGCCGGCTGATGGTGTTCCGGCGGTTCGTGGCGCGCGCGAAGTGCGCGCGGCCCCTGGTGATCGTGATGGCCCTGACCTGAACGGCGGTGCGGCGGCGCATGCCGCCAATGCTGCCGATGCCGCCGATGCCGCGCCCGGCATCAATACGCGGTAA
- a CDS encoding DJ-1/PfpI family protein, whose product MAAKKILFLTGDFAEDYETMVPFQALQAVGHMVDAVCPNKKAGEKIKTAIHDFEGDQTYTEKPGHQFTLNASFDDADSRQYDALAIAGGRAPEYLRLNHKVIELVRQFAEAGKPIAAICHAAQLLAAADVIRGKRISAYPACAPEVKLAGGEYADIPVDAAITDANFVTAPAWPAHPEWLRQFLVLLGTRIEL is encoded by the coding sequence ATGGCAGCAAAGAAGATTCTGTTCCTGACCGGCGACTTCGCCGAGGATTACGAAACGATGGTGCCGTTTCAGGCACTGCAGGCGGTTGGCCATATGGTCGACGCGGTCTGTCCGAACAAGAAAGCGGGCGAGAAGATCAAGACCGCGATCCATGATTTCGAAGGCGACCAGACCTACACCGAAAAGCCGGGCCACCAATTCACGCTCAACGCAAGCTTCGACGACGCCGATTCCCGTCAATACGACGCGTTGGCGATCGCAGGCGGCCGCGCGCCGGAGTATCTGCGGCTCAATCACAAGGTGATCGAACTCGTGCGGCAGTTCGCCGAAGCGGGCAAGCCGATCGCCGCGATCTGCCACGCCGCGCAACTGCTGGCTGCCGCCGACGTGATTCGCGGCAAACGCATTTCCGCCTACCCGGCCTGCGCGCCCGAAGTGAAGCTGGCCGGCGGCGAGTATGCCGACATTCCAGTCGACGCGGCGATCACCGACGCCAATTTCGTCACCGCCCCCGCATGGCCGGCTCACCCCGAGTGGCTGCGTCAATTCCTCGTGTTGCTCGGCACGCGAATCGAACTCTGA
- a CDS encoding mechanosensitive ion channel family protein encodes MQSCPMRREPGAAPSNGGQPATHASFHFSSSHVGCNARRGMRAHVAAWLGAWVATACLALILGIGWMPASAQAAGTGTPVIPALQSLINSATATPASAASGASAAEAASAPSPASQAELARSLDSVIATLDNDRQRTALVVQLKKLREVSQNVAPPAAAQPSPGLLGAIASGIASFESGVHQGRTPMRYWAGRFNAAGNELYTIISGQGQEKFARIVFSMIAMLAGWGACAGALIYVQHRLYRRFGILMGLNPNPTTRELLIFALRRVGPWIIAFLAAVLFVRAMPDALGRTLGLVVAYAIVAGAVFSAICLIMFSLFGSGHRRVAVRLLIDYARRVLFVVGICAALGDAAVNYDVAHQMGSNLAALISTAANMTAAVLTGYFALAFRRPVAHLIRNRPYEQRHDHRAATDAFDVLASLWHVPVLVLAGASVVATLGGSGSSENVLQISVVTALLLVFAFFLSAIVLRMTRPRSARSRRRSPYLSRLLRFCGTLLTLFIWLFFFELAARLWGVSLAAVVEENVAARGIAHAVTAIIATVFISWLLWILVDTAITEALNPGGPRNKSRNPSMRARTMLPLLRNVLLVSIMTIAGIVTAANLGINVTPLLAGAGVIGLAIGFGAQSLVTDLITGLFIIIEDTISVGDWIDVDGGHAGTVEHLSIRTVRLRDGQGAIHAIPFSQIKIVKNLSRDFAYAVFEVRMSFSTDVDQITQLIREVGADLMADFRYRREMLGPIEVWGLDRFDPNWMVVKGQIKTRPLQQWSVARAFNLRLKRKMDEAGIEIPVPQMRVYTSSKDSEGQPLQDDELRETGPHGHGHARAAETGASARSAHAAVAMARDVSHEPRPAPPPTGQTAPIPPQIPTAGEAGGKS; translated from the coding sequence ATGCAGTCATGCCCAATGCGGCGTGAGCCAGGGGCCGCGCCGTCTAACGGCGGGCAACCGGCGACTCACGCAAGCTTTCATTTTTCTTCCAGTCATGTCGGATGCAACGCTCGACGCGGCATGCGCGCTCACGTCGCGGCGTGGCTTGGCGCGTGGGTGGCCACGGCCTGCCTCGCGCTGATTCTGGGCATTGGATGGATGCCCGCGAGTGCCCAGGCCGCCGGCACGGGCACGCCAGTCATTCCGGCCTTGCAGAGCCTGATCAATAGTGCCACGGCAACGCCTGCGTCTGCCGCCTCGGGCGCCTCGGCCGCGGAAGCGGCCTCCGCCCCGTCGCCCGCGAGCCAGGCGGAACTGGCGCGCTCGCTCGACAGCGTGATCGCCACGCTCGACAACGACCGGCAGCGCACCGCGCTCGTCGTCCAACTCAAAAAGCTGCGCGAGGTCTCGCAAAACGTCGCGCCGCCCGCAGCCGCGCAGCCGAGTCCCGGCTTGCTCGGGGCGATCGCATCGGGCATCGCGTCGTTCGAATCCGGCGTGCATCAGGGCCGCACGCCCATGCGCTATTGGGCCGGACGCTTCAACGCGGCCGGCAACGAGCTCTACACGATCATTTCGGGTCAGGGGCAAGAGAAGTTCGCGCGCATCGTCTTTTCGATGATTGCCATGCTGGCCGGCTGGGGCGCGTGCGCCGGCGCGCTGATCTATGTGCAACACCGGCTGTACCGGCGCTTCGGTATCCTCATGGGGCTCAACCCGAATCCCACCACGCGCGAACTGCTGATCTTCGCGCTGCGCCGCGTCGGCCCGTGGATCATCGCCTTTCTCGCGGCGGTGCTGTTCGTGCGCGCAATGCCCGACGCGCTCGGCCGCACGCTCGGCCTCGTGGTCGCCTACGCGATCGTCGCGGGTGCGGTGTTTTCGGCGATCTGTCTGATTATGTTTTCGCTGTTTGGCTCAGGGCATCGGCGGGTGGCGGTGCGCCTGCTGATCGATTACGCGCGGCGCGTGCTGTTCGTGGTGGGCATATGCGCTGCGCTCGGCGATGCGGCCGTCAACTATGACGTCGCGCATCAGATGGGGTCGAATCTCGCCGCGCTGATTTCGACGGCCGCCAACATGACGGCCGCCGTGCTCACCGGCTATTTCGCGCTGGCGTTCCGCCGGCCCGTCGCGCATCTGATTCGCAACCGGCCTTACGAGCAGCGCCACGATCACAGGGCCGCGACCGACGCGTTCGACGTGCTCGCCTCGCTCTGGCACGTGCCGGTGCTGGTGCTCGCCGGGGCGTCGGTGGTGGCCACGCTCGGCGGCTCGGGTTCTAGCGAAAACGTGCTGCAGATTTCGGTGGTGACCGCGCTGCTGCTGGTGTTCGCCTTCTTTCTGTCGGCCATCGTGCTGCGCATGACGCGCCCGCGCAGCGCGCGCTCGCGGCGCCGCTCGCCCTATCTGTCGCGCTTGCTGCGCTTTTGCGGCACGCTGCTGACGTTGTTCATCTGGCTGTTCTTCTTCGAACTGGCGGCGCGTTTGTGGGGGGTGTCGCTCGCGGCGGTCGTGGAGGAAAACGTGGCGGCGCGCGGGATTGCGCACGCAGTGACCGCGATCATCGCGACGGTGTTCATTTCGTGGCTGCTGTGGATTCTGGTCGACACCGCGATTACCGAAGCCCTCAATCCGGGGGGGCCGCGCAACAAGTCGCGCAATCCGAGCATGCGGGCGCGCACCATGCTGCCGCTGCTGCGCAACGTGCTGCTGGTGTCGATCATGACGATTGCCGGCATCGTCACCGCGGCAAACCTCGGCATCAATGTGACGCCGCTCTTGGCCGGCGCCGGCGTGATCGGCCTCGCGATCGGCTTCGGCGCGCAGTCGCTCGTGACCGACCTGATCACGGGCCTGTTCATCATCATCGAAGACACGATTTCAGTTGGCGACTGGATCGACGTGGACGGTGGGCATGCGGGCACCGTCGAGCATCTGTCGATCCGCACCGTCCGTTTGCGCGATGGGCAAGGCGCGATTCACGCGATCCCGTTCTCGCAGATCAAGATCGTCAAGAACCTGTCGCGCGACTTCGCCTACGCGGTGTTCGAAGTGCGGATGTCGTTCTCGACCGACGTCGATCAGATCACCCAGCTGATTCGGGAAGTCGGCGCCGATCTGATGGCCGACTTCCGCTATCGGCGCGAAATGCTCGGGCCGATCGAGGTGTGGGGGCTCGACCGTTTCGATCCGAACTGGATGGTCGTGAAAGGGCAGATCAAGACGCGGCCGTTGCAGCAATGGAGCGTGGCGCGCGCCTTCAATTTGCGGCTCAAACGCAAGATGGACGAAGCCGGCATCGAGATTCCGGTGCCGCAGATGCGTGTGTACACGTCGTCGAAGGATAGCGAAGGACAGCCTTTGCAGGACGATGAGCTGCGCGAGACCGGTCCGCATGGGCATGGGCACGCGCGTGCTGCCGAGACGGGCGCCTCGGCGCGGTCCGCGCACGCTGCGGTGGCGATGGCACGCGATGTGTCGCACGAACCGCGTCCGGCGCCGCCGCCAACCGGGCAGACCGCGCCGATTCCGCCACAGATTCCGACGGCGGGCGAAGCGGGTGGCAAAAGCTGA
- a CDS encoding cysteine dioxygenase family protein produces the protein MPSRAHRSAPLAHLCDALDALFEACVELPKPSDSTFFARSMRLALAEAAANPALLTPAQREGSVENYRRHLLAADPQGRYAIASLVWLPRQASPVHAHHTWCGYAVLDGTLSETVFEWNGAQHCASATRTQARNAGAVSFARGGKGGGIHQLGNGSDAPAVSLHIYGVAGAQMATHVNDIVRAANAPALS, from the coding sequence ATGCCCTCGCGCGCGCACCGCAGCGCGCCGCTCGCGCACCTGTGCGACGCGCTCGACGCGTTGTTCGAAGCCTGCGTGGAACTCCCTAAACCGTCGGATTCGACCTTCTTCGCGCGCAGCATGCGCCTCGCGCTGGCCGAAGCCGCGGCGAATCCCGCGTTGCTCACGCCGGCGCAACGCGAAGGCTCCGTTGAAAATTACCGGCGTCATCTGCTGGCCGCCGATCCGCAGGGCCGCTATGCGATCGCCTCGCTGGTGTGGCTGCCGCGCCAGGCAAGCCCGGTGCATGCGCACCACACGTGGTGCGGCTACGCGGTACTCGACGGCACACTGAGCGAAACGGTCTTCGAATGGAACGGCGCACAACACTGCGCAAGCGCCACACGTACACAAGCGCGCAATGCCGGAGCCGTGTCGTTTGCGCGCGGCGGCAAGGGCGGCGGCATTCACCAGCTGGGCAATGGCAGCGACGCGCCCGCCGTCTCGCTGCATATCTACGGTGTCGCGGGCGCGCAGATGGCCACGCATGTCAACGACATCGTACGCGCGGCCAACGCACCGGCACTCTCCTGA
- a CDS encoding Lrp/AsnC family transcriptional regulator, which translates to MGMDIIDRRLLELLQEDATMPIAELAQRVNLSQTPCWKRLQRLKETGVIRAQVALCDARKLGVGTTVFVAVRTNQHTEAWARTFTRAVQEIPEVVEVYRMSGETDYLLRVVVSDIDDYDRVYKLLIAAVPLYDVSSSFAMEQIKYSTALPVRPSAVVEGR; encoded by the coding sequence ATGGGAATGGATATCATCGATCGGCGGCTGCTCGAACTGCTGCAGGAAGACGCAACCATGCCGATCGCCGAACTGGCGCAGCGCGTGAATCTGTCGCAAACGCCGTGTTGGAAGCGGCTGCAGCGTCTGAAAGAGACGGGCGTGATTCGCGCCCAGGTGGCGTTGTGCGATGCGCGCAAACTCGGTGTGGGCACGACCGTGTTCGTGGCGGTGCGTACGAATCAGCACACCGAGGCTTGGGCGCGGACCTTTACGCGTGCGGTGCAGGAGATTCCGGAGGTGGTGGAGGTGTACCGGATGAGCGGCGAAACCGATTACCTGCTGCGCGTGGTGGTGTCCGATATCGACGACTACGATCGCGTCTATAAACTGTTGATCGCCGCCGTGCCGCTGTATGACGTGAGCTCGAGTTTTGCGATGGAACAGATCAAATACTCGACGGCGCTGCCGGTGCGGCCTTCGGCCGTGGTAGAGGGGCGCTGA
- a CDS encoding FUSC family protein: MRYSVEIKKFLYSQYFYGGLRIAVGVSLPPILCLIVFHDHELGFTIATGALGACVVDMPGPLKYKHNEMLACSVIGFLSALATGLATVNPVALWCTVVPLTFVLSLIVVYGNRWPQISFATLFMMIMTLEEHFTPMQALVNASWILVGGLWYTYWSTFVSHWMMHRIEQQALAESVFACADYLLARAAFYDLDNDLDECYRNLVDKQIAAVDRQDAARDIVLRNLPKLKTGRLEPRRAMLFNLFINTVDLHELFVGTHVDYSLVRNTFGASDLVVFYRDLIRKCAADLEEIGLAVLQNQPPRKRVNVKAELRAIEFEIELMRKQDLAAKNPEAYSAISSTFRRIWSATRLIDKMHQSLSSDPGATETETELRLDKALSRFVSSRRVPLGQIFSNLTMASPSFRHALRVTIAVAVGFWLGRLLPLTNAYWIVMTTVIILKPGYSLTKQRNGQRIVGTLIGCAASIALIIFVKEPHILLVVMFASMVMSYSLLLFNYTASVVFTSSYVLLMFHLLAPGSMRIIGERAIDTVVGCAIAIAASHLFPYWEYRLMGKLVNNMINATRQYLEASWWWSGKPAAAVVATVTEAGAFAPVAAMADPAIESSKPAGGASPAAVAAATALDRDYRYRLARKNVHVAFANLGQAFQRMMLEPKSAQRFVPELNDLLVRSHVLASQITAAAPLLRTSAQQADSVSLQPLQRALSVVRDNLTEAEAGSAPPADQGEQVKLLMRKLDAMVVETEKSPSHSADTVHDMKLLAHQCKQMLTASAQIRKDASLIRLPEE, encoded by the coding sequence ATGCGCTATTCGGTTGAAATAAAAAAATTCCTTTACAGCCAATACTTTTATGGCGGCCTGCGCATCGCAGTCGGCGTGTCGTTGCCGCCCATATTGTGTTTGATCGTGTTTCACGATCACGAACTCGGCTTCACGATCGCGACGGGCGCGCTCGGCGCATGTGTGGTCGATATGCCGGGCCCGCTCAAGTACAAGCACAACGAAATGCTGGCGTGCTCGGTGATCGGCTTCCTGTCCGCGCTCGCCACCGGTCTCGCCACGGTCAACCCGGTGGCGTTATGGTGCACGGTCGTGCCGCTCACGTTTGTGCTCTCATTGATCGTCGTGTATGGCAACCGCTGGCCGCAGATCAGCTTCGCCACGCTGTTCATGATGATCATGACGCTGGAAGAGCATTTCACGCCGATGCAAGCGCTCGTCAATGCGTCATGGATTCTGGTGGGCGGTCTCTGGTACACGTACTGGTCGACTTTCGTGAGCCACTGGATGATGCATCGCATCGAACAGCAGGCGCTCGCCGAAAGCGTGTTCGCATGCGCGGATTACCTGCTCGCGCGCGCCGCCTTTTACGATCTCGATAACGATCTCGACGAGTGCTATCGCAATCTGGTCGACAAGCAGATCGCCGCGGTCGATCGTCAGGATGCCGCGCGCGACATCGTGCTGCGCAATCTGCCGAAGCTGAAAACCGGCCGGCTCGAGCCGCGCCGGGCGATGCTGTTCAATCTGTTCATCAATACGGTCGATCTGCACGAACTGTTTGTTGGCACGCATGTCGATTACTCGCTGGTACGTAACACGTTTGGCGCCTCCGACCTGGTGGTGTTCTATCGCGATCTGATTCGCAAATGCGCAGCCGATCTCGAAGAAATCGGACTCGCGGTATTGCAAAATCAGCCGCCGCGTAAGCGCGTGAATGTTAAAGCCGAATTGCGCGCCATCGAGTTCGAGATCGAACTAATGCGCAAGCAGGACCTGGCTGCCAAAAATCCTGAGGCTTATTCGGCGATATCGTCCACCTTCCGGCGTATCTGGAGCGCCACGCGCCTGATCGACAAGATGCACCAAAGCCTGTCGAGCGATCCCGGCGCGACCGAGACCGAGACCGAACTGCGCCTCGACAAGGCGCTCTCCCGCTTCGTATCGAGCCGCCGCGTGCCGCTCGGGCAGATCTTCTCGAATCTGACCATGGCCTCGCCGAGCTTCCGCCATGCGCTGCGCGTGACGATTGCGGTCGCCGTGGGTTTCTGGCTCGGCCGTCTGCTGCCGCTCACCAACGCATACTGGATCGTGATGACCACCGTCATCATCCTGAAGCCGGGCTATTCGCTGACCAAGCAGCGCAACGGCCAGCGGATAGTCGGCACGCTGATTGGCTGTGCGGCGAGCATCGCGTTGATTATCTTCGTCAAGGAGCCGCATATCCTGCTGGTGGTGATGTTCGCGTCGATGGTGATGAGCTACAGCCTGTTGCTGTTCAATTACACGGCGAGCGTGGTGTTCACGTCCTCGTATGTGCTGCTCATGTTCCACCTGCTCGCGCCGGGCAGCATGCGCATCATCGGCGAGCGCGCAATCGATACCGTGGTGGGCTGCGCGATCGCGATTGCGGCGAGCCATCTGTTCCCCTACTGGGAATACCGGTTGATGGGCAAGCTCGTCAACAACATGATCAATGCGACGCGGCAATATCTGGAGGCGAGTTGGTGGTGGAGCGGCAAGCCGGCCGCCGCGGTGGTCGCCACGGTCACTGAGGCCGGCGCGTTTGCGCCCGTCGCGGCAATGGCCGATCCGGCGATCGAATCCAGCAAGCCGGCCGGCGGCGCGTCCCCTGCCGCCGTAGCCGCTGCAACCGCGCTCGATCGCGATTATCGCTACCGGCTTGCGCGCAAGAACGTCCACGTCGCGTTTGCCAATCTGGGCCAGGCGTTCCAGCGCATGATGCTCGAGCCGAAGTCCGCGCAGAGGTTCGTGCCGGAATTGAACGACCTGCTGGTGCGCAGCCACGTGCTCGCCTCGCAGATCACAGCAGCCGCGCCGTTGCTGCGCACCTCGGCGCAGCAGGCCGACAGCGTCTCGCTGCAGCCGTTGCAACGCGCCCTGAGCGTGGTCCGCGACAATCTGACCGAAGCCGAAGCCGGTAGCGCGCCGCCCGCCGACCAAGGCGAGCAGGTCAAACTATTGATGCGCAAGTTGGATGCGATGGTGGTCGAGACGGAGAAATCGCCGAGCCACTCGGCGGACACCGTCCACGACATGAAATTGCTCGCCCATCAGTGCAAACAGATGCTGACGGCGTCGGCGCAGATTCGCAAGGATGCGAGCCTGATTCGCCTGCCAGAAGAGTGA